From the Temnothorax longispinosus isolate EJ_2023e chromosome 6, Tlon_JGU_v1, whole genome shotgun sequence genome, one window contains:
- the LOC139815277 gene encoding histamine H2 receptor-like isoform X2 — MCMCACTCERTMYLKESNVTESDVNASTNAPSTDLPRNEENMFWILMDCFLFVAIVLGNVLTILAITWARRLRNVVSNYFILNLAVSDLMVGVTLPYHLAFYADDTLHRNKSVCISRFIMFSLACGGSIYNLIIIAIDRYVAIVYPLSYNAYATKRRVLLIIIVAWICTMGVSSIPTYWNNFDASNADQKCELETVLPRYYILAIQMPALFLSWIAMFLLYWKIWREAHMHARRMNLGIVPNIAEKNDRKSVQVVLLILGCFSICWFPYFVVVCIRMQTSDWRTNSMTLWYKSTFALAVANSAMNPFIYAWKNTNFRKAFLKILHFKSPNDYFNSSFKMYLEKQRQLKSQTDVQDSHRTNGNNNSPQYSPNPQSDHAEENRTENTIL, encoded by the exons atgtgtatgtgcgcgTGTACGTGCGAAAG aacTATGTATCTGAAAGAAAGCAACGTTACTGAGTCGGACGTAAATGCATCCACGAATGCTCCATCGACCGACTTGCcgagaaacgaagaaaacaTGTTTTGGATCTTGATGGACTGCTTCCTGTTCGTTGCGATCGTTTTGGGGAATGTCCTCACGATATTGGCCATAACGTGGGCTCGCAGGCTCCGAAACGTCGTTTCGAATTACTTTATTCTAAACCTAGCAGTGTCGGATCTTATGGTGGGCGTAACGCTTCCGTATCATTTGGCGTTTTACGCGGACGACACGTTACACCGCAACAAGTCGGTATGCATCTCGCGCTTCATCATGTTCAGCTTAGCGTGCGGCGGGAGCATATACAATCTCATAATAATCGCCATAGACCGATACGTCGCTATCGTGTACCCATTGAGCTATAATGCATACGCGACTAAGAGGCGCGTGCTACTGATTATAATCGTCGCTTGGATATGTACCATGGGCGTGTCATCGATTCCGACATATTGGAATAATTTTGACGCTTCTAACGCTGACCAGAAGTGCGAATTGGAAACGGTATTGCCGAG ATACTACATATTGGCTATACAGATGCCGGCACTTTTCCTCAGTTGGATAGCAATGTTTCTGCTGTATTGGAAAATCTGGAGAGAGGCGCATATGCACGCGCGTCGCATGAATCTCGGTATCGTCCCGAATATCGCTGAAAAAAACGATCGTAAAAGTGTACAG GTGGTGCTGCTGATCCTGGGCTGCTTTTCGATCTGCTGGTTCCCTTATTTCGTCGTGGTTTGCATTCGCATGCAAACCTCTGATTGGAGAACAAACTCGATGACGTTATGGTACAAATCCACGTTCGCATTAGCCGTTGCTAACAGTGCGATGAATCCCTTCATATACGCGTGGAAAAATACCAACTTTCGCAAGGCCTTTCTAAAGATTTTACACTTTAAATCGCCCAATGACTATTTCAACTCGAGCTTCAAAATGTACTTGGAAAAACAACGTCAACTAAAAAGCCAGACGGATGTACAAGACAGTCACCGTACAAATGGAAACAACAATTCGCCCCAATATTCACCTAATCCCCAATCTGATCACGCGGAAGAAAATAGAACggaaaatacaattttgtaa
- the LOC139815277 gene encoding histamine H2 receptor-like isoform X3 has protein sequence MIPRTMYLKESNVTESDVNASTNAPSTDLPRNEENMFWILMDCFLFVAIVLGNVLTILAITWARRLRNVVSNYFILNLAVSDLMVGVTLPYHLAFYADDTLHRNKSVCISRFIMFSLACGGSIYNLIIIAIDRYVAIVYPLSYNAYATKRRVLLIIIVAWICTMGVSSIPTYWNNFDASNADQKCELETVLPRYYILAIQMPALFLSWIAMFLLYWKIWREAHMHARRMNLGIVPNIAEKNDRKSVQVVLLILGCFSICWFPYFVVVCIRMQTSDWRTNSMTLWYKSTFALAVANSAMNPFIYAWKNTNFRKAFLKILHFKSPNDYFNSSFKMYLEKQRQLKSQTDVQDSHRTNGNNNSPQYSPNPQSDHAEENRTENTIL, from the exons aTGATTCCCCG aacTATGTATCTGAAAGAAAGCAACGTTACTGAGTCGGACGTAAATGCATCCACGAATGCTCCATCGACCGACTTGCcgagaaacgaagaaaacaTGTTTTGGATCTTGATGGACTGCTTCCTGTTCGTTGCGATCGTTTTGGGGAATGTCCTCACGATATTGGCCATAACGTGGGCTCGCAGGCTCCGAAACGTCGTTTCGAATTACTTTATTCTAAACCTAGCAGTGTCGGATCTTATGGTGGGCGTAACGCTTCCGTATCATTTGGCGTTTTACGCGGACGACACGTTACACCGCAACAAGTCGGTATGCATCTCGCGCTTCATCATGTTCAGCTTAGCGTGCGGCGGGAGCATATACAATCTCATAATAATCGCCATAGACCGATACGTCGCTATCGTGTACCCATTGAGCTATAATGCATACGCGACTAAGAGGCGCGTGCTACTGATTATAATCGTCGCTTGGATATGTACCATGGGCGTGTCATCGATTCCGACATATTGGAATAATTTTGACGCTTCTAACGCTGACCAGAAGTGCGAATTGGAAACGGTATTGCCGAG ATACTACATATTGGCTATACAGATGCCGGCACTTTTCCTCAGTTGGATAGCAATGTTTCTGCTGTATTGGAAAATCTGGAGAGAGGCGCATATGCACGCGCGTCGCATGAATCTCGGTATCGTCCCGAATATCGCTGAAAAAAACGATCGTAAAAGTGTACAG GTGGTGCTGCTGATCCTGGGCTGCTTTTCGATCTGCTGGTTCCCTTATTTCGTCGTGGTTTGCATTCGCATGCAAACCTCTGATTGGAGAACAAACTCGATGACGTTATGGTACAAATCCACGTTCGCATTAGCCGTTGCTAACAGTGCGATGAATCCCTTCATATACGCGTGGAAAAATACCAACTTTCGCAAGGCCTTTCTAAAGATTTTACACTTTAAATCGCCCAATGACTATTTCAACTCGAGCTTCAAAATGTACTTGGAAAAACAACGTCAACTAAAAAGCCAGACGGATGTACAAGACAGTCACCGTACAAATGGAAACAACAATTCGCCCCAATATTCACCTAATCCCCAATCTGATCACGCGGAAGAAAATAGAACggaaaatacaattttgtaa
- the LOC139815277 gene encoding histamine H2 receptor-like isoform X1, whose translation MYIRARFLNHRGITSLTILRLILIASRQKLKPKSSKFKRAENFQNSTILQCINKYLQVFFFRTMYLKESNVTESDVNASTNAPSTDLPRNEENMFWILMDCFLFVAIVLGNVLTILAITWARRLRNVVSNYFILNLAVSDLMVGVTLPYHLAFYADDTLHRNKSVCISRFIMFSLACGGSIYNLIIIAIDRYVAIVYPLSYNAYATKRRVLLIIIVAWICTMGVSSIPTYWNNFDASNADQKCELETVLPRYYILAIQMPALFLSWIAMFLLYWKIWREAHMHARRMNLGIVPNIAEKNDRKSVQVVLLILGCFSICWFPYFVVVCIRMQTSDWRTNSMTLWYKSTFALAVANSAMNPFIYAWKNTNFRKAFLKILHFKSPNDYFNSSFKMYLEKQRQLKSQTDVQDSHRTNGNNNSPQYSPNPQSDHAEENRTENTIL comes from the exons ATGTATATCCGTGCGAGGTTCCTTAATCATCGCGGCATTACTTCTTTGACCATTTTGAGACTAATTTTAATCGCGAGCCGTCAGAAGCTTAAGCCTAAATCGTCTAAATTCAAGCGGGCTGAAAACTTTCAAAACTCTACAATTCTACAATGTATAAACAAGTACTTGcaagttttctttttcagaacTATGTATCTGAAAGAAAGCAACGTTACTGAGTCGGACGTAAATGCATCCACGAATGCTCCATCGACCGACTTGCcgagaaacgaagaaaacaTGTTTTGGATCTTGATGGACTGCTTCCTGTTCGTTGCGATCGTTTTGGGGAATGTCCTCACGATATTGGCCATAACGTGGGCTCGCAGGCTCCGAAACGTCGTTTCGAATTACTTTATTCTAAACCTAGCAGTGTCGGATCTTATGGTGGGCGTAACGCTTCCGTATCATTTGGCGTTTTACGCGGACGACACGTTACACCGCAACAAGTCGGTATGCATCTCGCGCTTCATCATGTTCAGCTTAGCGTGCGGCGGGAGCATATACAATCTCATAATAATCGCCATAGACCGATACGTCGCTATCGTGTACCCATTGAGCTATAATGCATACGCGACTAAGAGGCGCGTGCTACTGATTATAATCGTCGCTTGGATATGTACCATGGGCGTGTCATCGATTCCGACATATTGGAATAATTTTGACGCTTCTAACGCTGACCAGAAGTGCGAATTGGAAACGGTATTGCCGAG ATACTACATATTGGCTATACAGATGCCGGCACTTTTCCTCAGTTGGATAGCAATGTTTCTGCTGTATTGGAAAATCTGGAGAGAGGCGCATATGCACGCGCGTCGCATGAATCTCGGTATCGTCCCGAATATCGCTGAAAAAAACGATCGTAAAAGTGTACAG GTGGTGCTGCTGATCCTGGGCTGCTTTTCGATCTGCTGGTTCCCTTATTTCGTCGTGGTTTGCATTCGCATGCAAACCTCTGATTGGAGAACAAACTCGATGACGTTATGGTACAAATCCACGTTCGCATTAGCCGTTGCTAACAGTGCGATGAATCCCTTCATATACGCGTGGAAAAATACCAACTTTCGCAAGGCCTTTCTAAAGATTTTACACTTTAAATCGCCCAATGACTATTTCAACTCGAGCTTCAAAATGTACTTGGAAAAACAACGTCAACTAAAAAGCCAGACGGATGTACAAGACAGTCACCGTACAAATGGAAACAACAATTCGCCCCAATATTCACCTAATCCCCAATCTGATCACGCGGAAGAAAATAGAACggaaaatacaattttgtaa
- the LOC139815282 gene encoding ATP synthase subunit d, mitochondrial produces the protein MSRRAIKAITWSALAEKIPETEKAAFTAFKAKSDQHLRRMNANPEAPPKLDWAYYKKSIPIPGLVDKFQKEYESFKVPYPADKYTSEVEAQEKEIHVKIEDFIKESNQRIATATKEIDRIKSLLPFSEMTMEDFRDSYPEHAINPDKPTVWPHIPEVQPENEKGQPSHH, from the exons ATGTCACGTAGGGCGATCAAGGCGATTACGTGGTCGGCGCTCGCCGAAAAAATTCCAGAGACGGAGAAAGCTGCATTCACCGCTTTCAAAGCTAAATCTGATCAGCACCTGCGACG AATGAACGCGAATCCAGAAGCCCCCCCAAAACTCGATTGGGCGTACTACAAGAAAAGTATTCCGATTCCTGGATTGGTCGACAAGTTTCAAAAGGAATATGAATCCTTCAAAGTGCCATATCCAGCGGATAAATACACCTCTGAAGTTGAGGCTCAAGAAAAGGAAATA CACGTTAAAATTGAGGATTTTATCAAAGAATCGAATCAACGCATCGCCACTGCCACCAAGGAAATCGATAGAATAAAGAGTCTGTTGCCATTCTCCGAGATGACCATGGAAGATTTCCGAGATAGTTATCCGGAACATGCTATAAATCCTGATAAACCAACGGTTTGGCCACACATCCCCGAAGTACAGCCAGAAAACGAAAAAGGACAACCTTCGCATCATTAA